The following proteins are co-located in the Primulina tabacum isolate GXHZ01 unplaced genomic scaffold, ASM2559414v2 Contig1132, whole genome shotgun sequence genome:
- the LOC142535775 gene encoding uncharacterized protein LOC142535775, translated as MTFYYRPTVTEAFASVQYIMTEANFGWLIRSVHRWSASMMVLMMILHVFRVYLTGGFKKPRELTWVTGVVLAVLTASFGVTGYSLPWDQIGYWAVKIVTGVPEAIPVIGSPLVELLRGSASVGQSTLTRFYSLHTFVLPLLTVVFMLMHFLMIRKQGISGPLIYVCHIGIHNQKVFCSNHRVRVTAIQKIGCIMSGSFGGWMYKNSPIPITKKPDLNDPVLRAKLAKGMGHNYYGEPAWPNDLLYIFPVVILGTIACNVGLAVLEPSMIGEPADPFATPLEILPEWYFFPVFQILRTVPNKLLGVLLMVSVPAGLLIVPFLENVNKFQNPFRRPVATTVFLIGTAVALWLGIGATLPIDKSLTLGLF; from the exons ATGACTTTTTACTATCGTCCGACCGTTACTGAAGCTTTTGCCTCTGTTCAATACATAATGACAGAAGCTAATTTTGGTTGGTTAATTCGATCAGTTCATCGATGGTCGGCAAGTATGATGGTCCTAATGATGATTCTGCATGTTTTTCGTGTGTATCTCACCGGTGGATTTAAGAAACCTCGCGAATTGACTTGGGTTACAGGTGTGGTTCTGGCAGTATTGACCGCATCTTTTGGCGTAACTGGTTATTCCTTACCTTGGGACCAAATTGGTTATTGGGCGGTGAAAATTGTAACAGGTGTACCTGAGGCTATTCCTGTAATAGGATCCCCTTTGGTAGAATTATTGCGCGGAAGTGCTAGTGTGGGACAATCCACTTTGACTCGTTTTTATAGTTTACACACTTTTGTACTGCCGCTTCTTACTGTTGTATTTATGTTAATGCACTTTCTAATGATACGTAAACAAGGTATTTCTGGTCCTTTA ATATATGTCTGCCACATTGGAATTCACAACCAAAAGGTTTTTTGTTCCAACCACCGCGTACGTGTAACCGCTATACAGAAGATAGGCTG TATCATGTCCGGTTCCTTCGGAGGATGGATGTATAAGAATTCACCTATCCCAATAACAAAAAAACCTGATTTGAATGATCCTGTATTAAGAGCTAAATTGGCAAAAGGTATGGGTCATAATTATTACGGAGAACCCGCATGGCCCAACgatcttttatatatttttccaGTCGTAATTCTAGGTACTATTGCATGTAACGTAGGCTTAGCGGTTCTAGAACCATCAATGATTGGTGAACCAGCAGATCCATTTGCAACCCCTTTGGAAATATTACCTGAATGGTATTTCTTTCCCGTATTTCAAATACTTCGTACAGTACCTAATAAATTATTGGGTGTTCTTTTAATGGTTTCAGTACCTGCGGGATTATTAATAGTACCCTTTTTAGAGAATGTTAATAAATTCCAAAATCCATTTCGTCGTCCAGTAGCGACAACCGTCTTTTTGATCGGTACTGC